AGGTGCTCGACGTGGCCTGCGGGACCGGCCTGGTCTCCCGGCTGTTCAGCGGGCGGGTGGCACGGCTCGTCGGTGTCGACGTGACCGCGGCCATGGCGGAGCAGGCCCGGCCGTCGCTGGACGACCTCGTCCTCGCCCCCGCCGAGGACCTGCCCTTCCCCGACGACTCCTTCGACATCACGGTCTGTCGGCAGGGCATCCAGTTCATGGAGTTGCCGGCCGCGGTCACCGAGATGACCCGGGTGACGCGGCCGGGCGGCCGGGTCGTTCTGATCAACCTCTGCGCCTACGGCACCGACGACCGCGACGAGTACTTCGAGATCCTGCGGCTGCGTAACCCGGTGCGGCGGCACTTCTTCCTGCCGGGCGACCTCGGGGACCTGCTGCGCGAGGCGGGCTGCGGCGACGTGGAGACCCGCAGGTACGTCTCGGTCGAGGACGTCGACGTCTGGTCGGACAACGGCGCCATCGACGAGGACGCCAGGGAGGCGATCCGCCAGGTGTACCGGTCGATGTCACCGGAGTTCCGCCGGCTGCACGCGGTGGAGCAGACCGACGGGCGGATCATCGACCGGATGCTCTTCGAGGTCGCGGCGGGGCGCCCGGCCGGGGACTGACGCGAGGGCGACCTCCGGGCCGGCGACGGGTGCTGCTCCCCCGCCGCCCCGGAGGCCGGGTGTGCTCAGTCCACCAGCGGCGGGGCAGGCGGCGCGACCGTCGGGGAGACCAACGGGACGGGGTGGAACTCGTCCGGGTCGGTCGTCAGGTCGTACCAGTCGACGGCGCCGCCCTCCACGGGCTGCCAGATCGTCTTGCTGCGGCCGTCGGTGCGGATCGACGCCAGCGCCCGCAGTTCCCGGTAGTCACTGGCCTCGCGCTTCTCCTCGGGGAAGTAGGTCTCCGAGTACGCGGGCCGGGAGGTGCCGGTCAGGTCCCGGAAGAACGACGTCATGGACTCGCCGTCGGTGGGGGTCTCCGGCAGTCCCAGCAGGTCCAGGACGGTGGGCATGATGTCGACCAGCCGCACCTGTTCGTGGAACTCG
Above is a window of Verrucosispora sp. NA02020 DNA encoding:
- a CDS encoding class I SAM-dependent methyltransferase, translated to MTISDQDVVDHFTARAQGYDRSSAWCTDTELGRLVLDLTSPRPEHEVLDVACGTGLVSRLFSGRVARLVGVDVTAAMAEQARPSLDDLVLAPAEDLPFPDDSFDITVCRQGIQFMELPAAVTEMTRVTRPGGRVVLINLCAYGTDDRDEYFEILRLRNPVRRHFFLPGDLGDLLREAGCGDVETRRYVSVEDVDVWSDNGAIDEDAREAIRQVYRSMSPEFRRLHAVEQTDGRIIDRMLFEVAAGRPAGD